In Pseudomonadota bacterium, the sequence CTCCTCCGTTAATTGCTCTCCACGAGCCACTTTCACAGCGATGGCCTCAAATTTCTTCTGCATTTCCGCTTCCTTTTTCTTGTCAGTTGCTATAGACTCTTTAACGATCTTAGCAAACAACCCTTCTTCAACCTTTCCGGCTTCCTTCTTACTTCTTATTTGTTCGTAAGTTGCCAGAATCTTATTTAGATTCCCAAACTGAAGCATTTTTTTATGTTGAAGTTCAAAGTCTATTTTATCGGTATCTAAATCGTGACTAATATTTAATGTCCGCCATACCATATCGATGTACAATATTGTTCCCATATCAGGTTTCGTGTCCCCTTCTTTCAGTATTCCCATCTTCCGTCCGCGCTCAATCGTCCTTTGTATATCTTGAAGAATCACACCATCTAAAACCACTATCTATCACTCCTTTATCTTTAACATAAATTCCTTGTAAGAAAATTGCTTTCGTCTTTTTGTTTTTGTTGAAAATCTTCCTGGATATTGAATGTCTAATGACTTGTAATATCCGGTAGAGTCCCAATATCTAAGTTCCCCACAACTTTTTGCATACGATTCAGGGTATGCATCTTCATATTTAATACCAAAATGAGAAGAAAGTATATAATCAATTAAAGCAGATCTTTTGTTTTCGGGGACAATTTCTGAAATTTTCTGTAAAAGAACGAGATTTAATGTTAATGTCCTTGGCCCTTTTCTTTTTATTTTTCCAGACGGATTCGCTTTTAATGGAGATATCCATCCGTTTTCAGATATACAATCCTTAAATTTCATTATTCTCCAGACTTATTAATACCCCATTTATTAGGTCCCGTACAATTCGAATACGCCTCATCGTAATTTATACCAAAATAATCAGATAATACTTTATCGGCATAAGCGTTAAGATCGGTAGTGTTATCTAATTTTTCTTGGACTAAATAGTTAAGATGAACGGTAATTTGTTTAGTATATTCAGACATTAAAATAAATAATATATTTGATACTATATAAACGTTTCGGTTTTTATTTAATTCATAATTTTAAAATGGAATTTGAAACTAGGATTTCTTTTGTAGGGGAAACCTTAAAATTGTCCATTTTAGGGAAACCCTTAAATGTTATTAAGACTCTATATCTCAGTGGGAGTGATCATGATATGAGAGAACCTATCAAAGTTCAATGGCACAAGAAGAGAGACGAGTCGGTTTTGAGTACCTACAGAAACTTCATTTTATGTAGAAGTAATATTGCTATAAAATGGTGGTACGACGAAGTGACCATTGGTGAAGCCGAGCAAGGCTTAGATTTGCAAGATGCTAACAGAAGTTTAATTTATACAAATTGGGATCATTATGTCTCAACAAAGGGTTGGATGGTATAGGGAGGATGTAGCCGATGGAGGAGCGAATTATCTGTTGATGACTCAGGAGAGATTGAGGAAGTTTGCTTTATTGAGATTCTCGATTTCGATTCGATATATTATAAAGAATATTTAGAATGGTGGAGTAATTTGGCTCTGCGGGTTGAGATGTACGAAGTGTTAAGTGGGATGTAGAATTATATCGTGAATTTGTAATTATATTTAATTCATAATTTTAAAATACGTATTTAATTGCTAACGGAGATTGGAAGAAAGATGTCTGATTTTAAAGGCGATATTCAATCTAAGTTAGAGAAAGGAATCCTTAATCAACGAGTGTCTAACAAGGATTTAATACTCGCTGCCATGAATCCTTTGGTCCAAGCTCTGTCTGGAACCGATACGCAATTAAAATTTTCTAAACCATTTTATCATAATGTCTATGATCCGAAAGGAAAAGTAGACGTGGAAATGAGTCACGATATTGCAGAGAACCTAGAAGATATAGATTTCTTCTCTTGGGCTCAGGTTGCAGATTCGGATGGTTTTAGAGGTGGTCGTGGAGTCTCAGAACTCGCTTGGGGAAAGGACTCCAATTCTGGATATGTAAATTATACTGCTATGCAAAGAAGACCTTATGACTCGTTTATAAGACCCAAAAATGATAAAATAATTAGCACGGCCCTTCGCTGGAAAGGAATGTATTACGATAATGAAGGGGGACTTAACTTTGACCAAACTATAAGTTCTGGTACTAAGTCTGGGAAAATAATCAGTTTGGATAAAAATCAAGTATTCTCTTTATCTCCATTGGGATCTAGGTTCATAGATGAAAGCATATTAGAGTACCTTTTACCATATATTGATCTTGCTGCTTACAGCTACGACCTAATTTATGTTGTCATGAATGAACAGATTAATCCCAAAGATCTGGTTATTACAGATGAAAATATGCCGGGGACATCAGATATTGCAAAGAACATATTAGAAGGTAATAATTCGTTTGAGAATACACCGATTCCTTCCAATATGAGTTTAAATCGTCCTCACTATTACGACCGTCAGGACATACTTTCTTTCTATAATTTCGCAACTCGTGAGATGTATAAGATAGTTTTTCCGGTTTCGGCGCTTTCAGATGGAGGGGAAGGGAAGTCGGCGCTACTCGATAACAGCTCGGCCAGCGCAAAAATGTCAACTTTCTTTGCGTATATTCAATCTGGTAGGTTAAAATTCTGTAGAGAAGCCAGCAAATTTGGAAATAATTGGCTTGATATTAATGGATTTAAAAAGAAAGGATATCGCTACGAGCTGATCCCGGCCCCAATCGAACCAAAAGATACACAAAATGAATTAAAAATTATGATCGCGGCCAGAGGAAGTGGGGATATCAGTCAACAAGAGTACAGGAATTGGATAAATAGTTCTGTAATTGGAATTCGGCTCCAAGAAAATTTTGAGTCAGAAAAAGATTTAGGACAAAAGGCCCAACCCAAAGTAGATCCTGCGGTTTCAAAAGTGTTAGATAAGGTCGCGGATGGGGACGATCCTATTCAAGCTATGGCTGATGTGGTGGCGAGGTAAGATTTATTCCCCTTTGTGAACTGTTTCTCTGTTTTCTAACTTGTCGTGAGCAGTTGCAATTAAAACACTCTAAACAAAAATCTTCTTTTATAGACTCGTTCCAGTTTATTTTCCTAAATTCAGTTAACAAGTCGGTGCCACATTTTTCTCCGTTTCGTTTTCTTTCAGCCCCGTCGTCATGAACATGAGAAATCGTTAGGTATTTAAGGTTCGTGTCGTCACACGTTTTACATGGCCCAAAAAGGTCATACGCTTCTCTCAAAAGTTTAAGTCTCCATCTTTGTTTATAGGTTAATTCCGTATCTAAGAGATCAAAATATCCCCTATACGATTTTGCGCAGTTATGATTCCAACACAGGACCTGAAATTTTTCCTTTAATTGCTCTAAACTCCATCCTTCTTTTATTAGCTTTTTAACTTGTTTTATACTGCTATTGAGGTTCATTTCTTTCTTATCTTTTGCCCCGTCGTTGTTGATGTGATCAACCGTTAACGTATCTAAATCGGTTATGTTACACTGAGCGCACTTTCCTCCCAAGAGATTTATAATGTCTTCTTTGGGTATTTTACTTTTCTTTGTATATTTTCCATCTAAAAAGGTTATTTGCTTTTCTGCATATTTTATTTTGCTTATTCTTTTTATCCCTTTCCGATGGGTTTCCCGGTATTCTGCGTTCTTAATTTTAATTGATTCTTTATTTTTATCTTTGTATTCCTTATTCTTAATTTTAATAATTTCTTTGTTCTTTTCTTTATATTCTTTTGATTGTTCTTTAACGTAATCCTTATTTTTCTCTTTCCATTCCTTGCTCCGTGCGAGAATTGTTTCTTTGTTTTCTTCGTAATACTTTTCTTTATACGCAACCTTCTCTGGTTGGTTTTTTAGTTTATGATATGATTTTCTTTTAGTTGCTCGTATTTCTTCTTTGTGGTCTTTGGTATATTGTTTTAAATATTCATCTCTATTATTTTCAGTCATTATATAATAACTATTCTAATAGTATATAAAGTTATCTATTATTCCGCCGCAGTCTGATTATATAGTTTAAAATGGGAGAAAACTATTAAAATCCAAATCTCGGCCTCTCGCCAAAATCCCAAAAGTTGCAAAGTCGAGTATCTACGAGGTAAAACGTCCTCATCCTTTTTCTTTTGTTATCCCACCTTGTACTTTCAGTCCATTTACCAAAAGTCTTCCCCGATACAATAATCGCCCCACTCAGCGTCGAATTACAGATAACATAATAACGAGGCTTGACCACCAACCCATCGTAATGGTGGGCCACGTCCACGATTACCGAATTATAAGGGAACTCCTTCAACCCACCAAACTGTAAATCCGGTCTATGTTTCACTTCAATAACGTTTCCATTAACCACCAAGTCTCCAGAGTCCGCATACTCCCTAATCCGTCCAGTATCCGGTCTTATCCCAATCGGCGGCAACGTAACCGTATACCCACTGAGTCGTAAATTTCGCGCCACAATCCAGGTACTCAAATCGGAAGCCAATAAATCTTTAATAAAATTGGGGTCTATGGTGTCGAAATTATTAATAATAAATAACACTCCTTAAAAAAAAGTTTAAAATCTACTAGGCTCGTCTACATCTTTTGTTGCTTCTTTTTCTGCCTCTTCTAAATCTTCGCCCAATTCTCTGAGGGCATATCTCGCCTCTTCTCTAATATGTTTTTCGTCTCCATGTGGATGATAGGCTATGTGGTACAGACATTCTATCGCTTGCTCTAGATTCACTTAAACCTCTGGCATATGTCATATTTCCTAAAAATTTCATGTCCAATAAAAAGCGATATCATTAGAAATATTAATGTCCATATTAAACAAAATAATCCGCGTAATATTTCGGGGTATTCTAATAATTTTGCTAATATGCCAGCCACAATTACGATACAGATAATTACCGATGCTCCAACAACTGTCTTCGCCGTCTGACAGGCATAACGTTTCAATTGACTCATGTTTTCTCTCCGTCGTCCTCTAACATTTTACTTAAGTATTCATCTATAGATTTTTCTCCCGAGTCAATAAGGAGTCCTCTTTTTGTTATCATCCGAAAACCCTTATCTTGTTTCGGCCTTACGTGAATCGCTATTAGGTTGGCCACATATTGTTCGGGAGTTACCGCCATTGTTTGACATTTCTTTTTCAAGAGGTCTAGATCGGATTTTGGAAGAGATATATTAATACTGCGAGGAATTGACCGAAAAATATTAGATAAAAATTTCATATCTTCTCTCCCCTCTTAAAATATCTACATTCTCCTTCCATCAAACATTCTTCTACGCTGTCGTCACATATCCACCCGATTATACCATTAGTAATCCTTACGATCCATTCAGGGTTGATCATTACTCCGTCTGCGTACCAATAATGAGGAAGTTTAAGGTCAATCTTGTTTTCTTCTAACAGACTTTTATAAGTCAAAAATAAAATTTGTCGGAACTCTTGACAGCGCTTCATTTCTGGCGCAGTTTCTGCGGATAATACGATTATAGCATAGGCTAAAGGTTTATACTCATCGGGAATTTCCTTGAACAATGATTTAAACTTTTCGGCGGAATGTCTTCCCGCTTCTGTGAAAAATGATTCTGGTAAATTTCTTGTTAACCAATCGTCGTTCATTGTCTCTCCTTTAACACGGTTTCAAGATTCTTTCCACGATTGGGGCAGTCTATATCAAACTCGTAGAAGCCTGATTGGCCTCCAGTTTGGTCTAATGGTATCGGTTGAGCCTCAACGCGCTGAGCCGTACCACAATGCCAACACTTGAAATTGACTATCATTTTATGCCTCTCCCTTAATCCACTCATATGTATTCACATGCGTCCGATTTACCAGATCACGCGCCGCCTGTTCTTGCTCGCGTTTTATTTCTGCTATTTCGTTTTGTCGTCTTACATATTCGATCTCAACCATCTTGACTATTTCGAGATCGGTCGTATTGGTAATCATTGAGCAATTTAATAATTTCAACGCATTGACCATCGCGTGATTGTCGCAAATATATGAGTCCACGCTTAAAATTACATTCCAATTATTTTCTGCCAGATCAAATTCAATCATGTCCTCAAGTTGATTATCGAGTATATTGACATACTCACCGTCAACTCGCGTGATCGCAATCGATCCGTTATCGGCGCACGACAGGCCGATTAGTATTATAAATATTAGTAAGTATTTCATTTTATTTCTCCCCTCTCCTTCATTTTCTCGTAAACTCCACACGCAGGTTCACAGTGTAATGGTACAATAAATTCTCTCGATTCTATTGGCTCCGACGATAAAAACGGATGCAACCGACATATTTCCGGTCTAACCTCATATATTTTACACTTCTTGTTTTTAAGGTTATAAAATTTACAAGGTCTATCGTGCTTAATAATTAGCGAACCATTTTCAGGATTAATTCTACAGTGTCTTTTTGCTGCGACTTTCATCGACTTCCCAAAGTATTCTGCGATCCTTTTTAAATCTTCCATAGTGACATCTATGGGCGTACACTGAGTACAACAGTTTCCACAATTGGAACACTCAAATTCTTCCTGAGCCCTTAAACGGGCTGCGTAAGTTGGGCTAACGTAGTACATCATCTATACATCCCCATTTCTGTCATAGAGGCAAAATACCCTAGAGATGAAAGAATCACATGTAACGGAACATAGCGAAAATGTTCTTTTGCACAAGATAGGGCGAGGTAAAAATATAAGGTTCCATATAGGCCCCATCCGATTGAAAAGAAAGTTATTTCCATAGTCCCAATCTCCCCGTAATTTTATCGATATTCTCGTTTAAATCAGGTCCGATTCCTATGCAGGTAAGAGTGTTGGGGTCCAGTTCTGTCAGGCCGAAATCATAAACCGTATAGAACGGAAGATTGTGTTCCGCACACTTTCCTTCGAGCGCTATAATTTCTTTCGCCGATGGGACCCTAAGAACTATCTTTCGAAATCCTTCGGCAAACCAATTTTCCAGCGTTGCTTTTGCTCGATATACTCCAGATCCGTTACATATCACTCCCACGCTCGCGTGAGCTACCTGAACCGCCAGTTTCCCCGGCGACATTTTAAGATCTTCTCGGACAACTATTACTTGCTTATAAAGGAATTTAGTAGTCATAATATTTGTCATCTCCGATTTTCTCTACTTTAAGAACTTTAATGGTCGGAACCGTAATTTCTAGATAATTGTCATATTCCATATCTTCCTCTTCTATTATCTTTCTGTCTGCTTCATCTGGATCTGGAGCGCTCACAACCATTTTACCTGTAAAGGTGGTCTTAACCGTAAACTCCACCATATAGTCGGGCATCTCTTCCTTTCTCCTCTTAATTTCTTCGTCCCACAGTATACTCTTCATACAGTCTTCTAGGTCATAAAACTTTTGGTGGAGCCTTTTGAGATTATCAAGACTCGTATTATGCTTTCCAAGGAAGAACGAGATCTGATTTGCAATTTCGTGTATCTCAGATTCGGAGTCTTTAGTATTCATAGTTTTGGTTTCTTCTTTGTGTTGCTCGATTTCTTCCTTCGTGATTTTTCGTAGATCTTCTGCATAATATTCATGCCCTTCTTTGTCCGTGCAATACGCTTTTTTACTCCATGTACTAAATCTAATTGTTTTTATTTGGAACACTAAAAGGGGTGGATATGCGAGTTGTACCCAATCGCCCGTCTCCAATATGTCGGAACTCATTTCCTTAACCTCTCTATATCATCTAGAATAATGTTCGTGATTTCTTTTACTACCACTTCAAGTTCAGCAAGACCTTTCATATGACTCATTAAATCTTGAATCTTTTCTGGCGGAGTTTTTCTACAGTCTGGACATAGATAAAAGTATCCAGCTCTATAATCGTCCGACGCGGGATAATCATAACACGAGTAAGAGTCTCCACTATATCCGGCATCACCTACTTCAAACTCATATTCCTCAAAGATTTTATTTTTCTGAAGGCAAAAATTGCAAGCATGTTTTCCACACCCCAGACATGAGGGCATTCTGTCTCCCGATCCTCTGGCGCAAAAATCACAGTCCCAGACAATTCTAGGGACATCTATAGTAATTACTTCGTTCACCGCTGGCACGACGGTTCTTACTTCTTTTTTTCTCTCGATAATGGTTTTTTGAGTCATAATCCGTCTCCGTACATTGGAGTATCTAATCTTCTCTTTACGTTTTCTTTTATCTCATCCCTTACCTGCACCAAAAGTTTTCCTAGCATATTCTGACTTCCGGGAAGCGCTCCGCCCCAGAACATATCAGTTGGCGAATCCTCAATAAGAATTGCATCTCCAGTCCATAGTAACAAGTATCTCAGGGTATTATTGTAGTGGAACTTCTTTCTCAATCCTTCCAACATAACCTCCGTTTTCTTTGTCTCCCACTTTTGAACCATTTCTTCGGGTCTCAAATTTCTGCCCGCGGTCATGGCGGCGTAAGCGGTTGGTGCTCTTCGTATCCATTCTTTCATCGCGTAACTTTTTGCTTTTTGAGATTGATAATAATGTTCGTTCGTTTGATAAGTATCCGGTTTGGTTCCATATCCAAAATCTATTGGTTCTCTCCAAAAATTAGACAGGAATCCATAAGGCTCCTCTCTTAAATAAAATCTTATTTCTTCGGACATTTTACTTTTCTCTCCTTAAAATATCATCTAAATGTGTAACGGCCATTTCTACGGCCTTTCCCGGATTATGTCCCATATTCATATATCTAGATTGCTCGGATTGGATATATGCATCTATCAGTATGTGGTACTTTGGAACGGTCATTTCCTGTTTAATTTGTTCTATTCTTTTATATAAGTTTTCGGACATATCACTTTCCCCTCTTTATGCCTCGTAATATACATATTAGCTAATTATGGTGCGCGGAAAGGGGAATTGTGCGAGTTCCCCGCCAAGTTACTTTTGTTAATATATTTAGGTCTTCTGACTTCGCAATTTTAGTAATCCGTTTTCCTGTTCTAACACTGTGTAGGGAAATTCTACCCTTATAACTTCCACCAATATAGGTTAATTTCCACTTAGGATGCCGAACCAAGGTTCCTCTGCTAAATCCCATTGATCGCGTCCCGCCTTGGGGTCTTCTAGTCCCTCCTTTTGTGAATTGAAACATATGTAATTGTCTTCTATTTAACACTATAGGTGTCCAATAGTTTAAATCTTTTGTGGTAGGTTGGCCTGCTCCGCAGATACTAGCAGCCATAACCCAAGCATCCACTGCATGAGATTCGAACACCTTCCTGGATTTAACGGAAGTTTTCTTCAGTCGGTACGTATCGCGGAGCATCTTAGTGTCGTAACCTCTAAATAATTCTAGCTTCAGCCGCATATCCCGAATTGTTTGGTAGAACCACGCTTTTCCCACTTCTAAAGGCGAGAAATTCACATTGAACTTTCGAGCCCCTTTCCTGGTCTTAGCCGCTATATCTTCCACGCAAACATCT encodes:
- a CDS encoding RRXRR domain-containing protein, translated to MSQQIPVLDSRMVPLMPTSPAHARKLLDNGKASAYWNKLGIFCIILHKEVVPDNQKLVVGIDPGSKWTGWSVVGQHKTVLNGMQEEPIHVKGAVERRRNLRKSRRHRNCWRRPARFNRNRNKKWLPPSTLARWNSKVRILKQIKRVLPITDVCVEDIAAKTRKGARKFNVNFSPLEVGKAWFYQTIRDMRLKLELFRGYDTKMLRDTYRLKKTSVKSRKVFESHAVDAWVMAASICGAGQPTTKDLNYWTPIVLNRRQLHMFQFTKGGTRRPQGGTRSMGFSRGTLVRHPKWKLTYIGGSYKGRISLHSVRTGKRITKIAKSEDLNILTKVTWRGTRTIPLSAHHN
- a CDS encoding YkgJ family cysteine cluster protein, which gives rise to MMYYVSPTYAARLRAQEEFECSNCGNCCTQCTPIDVTMEDLKRIAEYFGKSMKVAAKRHCRINPENGSLIIKHDRPCKFYNLKNKKCKIYEVRPEICRLHPFLSSEPIESREFIVPLHCEPACGVYEKMKERGEIK
- a CDS encoding NADAR family protein, with protein sequence MSEEIRFYLREEPYGFLSNFWREPIDFGYGTKPDTYQTNEHYYQSQKAKSYAMKEWIRRAPTAYAAMTAGRNLRPEEMVQKWETKKTEVMLEGLRKKFHYNNTLRYLLLWTGDAILIEDSPTDMFWGGALPGSQNMLGKLLVQVRDEIKENVKRRLDTPMYGDGL
- the pth2 gene encoding peptidyl-tRNA hydrolase Pth2, whose protein sequence is MTTKFLYKQVIVVREDLKMSPGKLAVQVAHASVGVICNGSGVYRAKATLENWFAEGFRKIVLRVPSAKEIIALEGKCAEHNLPFYTVYDFGLTELDPNTLTCIGIGPDLNENIDKITGRLGLWK